In the Alphaproteobacteria bacterium genome, TGGTGTGGCAGACCGCAGGGCGGCGGCTGAAGGAGGGCGAGCAGGAACCGATTGCAGCACCTGTGCCCGCGCCTGTATAGCGCGAGGCATGTTCGATCTCACGCTCTCCTTCGACAACGGCCCGACTGCCGAGGTGACGTCGCACGTGCTCGACGTGCTGTCGCGCCGCAATGTCAAATCCACATTCTTCGTCATCGGCGAGAAGCTGGTTCGTCTCGGGGGCCGCGCGCTCGCGGAGCGCGCCCACGCGGAAGGGCACTGGATCGGCAATCACACCTGGAGCCATTCGCTGCCGTTCGGGCTCATGCCGGCGGACGCCGCCAATGCCGAATTCGACCGCACGCAGGAAGCGATCGGTGCGCTCGCCCATCCGCACCGTTTTTTCCGGCCCTATGGCCAGGGCGGCAATCTCGACAAGCGTTTGCTGTCGCGCCCCGTGCTCGATCATCTCGCTGAGAAGCGCGCCACCATCGTGCTGTGGAGTTCCCTGCCGCGCGACTGGCAGGATGCCGAAGGATGGGTCGACCGCGCGCTGACTCAGATCGAGGCGTCACCCTGGAGCCTGATGGTGCTGCACGATATTGGCGGCGGCGCGATGCGCCACCTCGACCGTTTCCTCGGGCTCGTCGCCGCCCGCGGCGGCCGCATCCGTCAGGAGTTCCCGCCGGATTGTTTGCCGATGGTGGATGGGGAGATGAGGTTCGGGATCGAGAACTACATCTCGGCCTCATCCTGAGGTGCGAGCGCGAAGCGCGAGCCTCGAAGGACGGCCACAAACGCTGAGCGCGCCGCCATCCTTCGAGACGGCCGCTGCGCGGCCTCCTCAGGATGAGGGTTGAGTCAGATCCTCACCACCGGCAGCTCGCGCAGGTTCGCCACGTCTTCGAGATTGTTCAGCTTCTCGAACAGCGCCTCGGCCTGCTTGCGGCCCAGCCGCGTGTCGGTGCAGTCGAGGAATTTTTCGCGCAATTCAGCCTCGGTCAGCGGCTTCTGCCAGTGGCCCTTCGGGCGCACGACCGGCTCGTGCACAATCTCCGCGCCGTTCTTGAGCCGGATGCTCAGCCGGTCGTCCGGCGCGAAGGGCGGCATGTCGGGCATGCGCTCGTCGGTGGTCGTGCGCTTCACCTTGCGCATCGTCTCGATGATGTCGTTGCGGCGCACGAAGCCATCGTCGAGCTCCTTCAGGCCCACCTTGCGGGCGACCAGCGCCGAGGCCATCGCGAACTCGATCGAGAACTTCGCCTCCAGCGCAGTCTTCGGCTCGCGGTTGCGCAGCATCAGGTCCTGCGCGTTGCCGATGCGCACATGGATCTCGTCGACCGACTGCGGATCGAGATTGTGCTCGGCCGCGAGATCGAGCATCGCGTCGATCGAGCGGTGCGTCGCATAGCACATCGGGTAGCGCTTGATGTTGATGCCCATCGTCTCCAGCCGCCAGTTTTCGCCCAGCCCCCAGTCGCCGCGCGCGACCGCCGGATTTCCCGAGGCCGAATGCGAACGCATGAAGCCCGCCGGGTGCTCCAGCACGTCGGGCGATGCGTCGTAACCGGCCTTGGCGAGCCGCGCCGCCAACACGCCTGACTGCGCGGTGCGGCCGGCATGCAACGACTTGGTCATGGTGCCGAAGTTCGCGACCGTTCCGGCCGCGAGCGAGGCCGCGATCGCGATCGCGTTGGTGGTCTCCTCGGCATTGAGGTGATTGAGCCGCGCGCAGGCCGCCGCCGCCGACAGCGTTCCCCAGATCGCGGTCGGATGAAAGCCGCGCTCATGCAGCGCGCCGGGCTCGAGTTCCTGCAGCAGCGCCCAGACCTCATAGCCTGCCACATAGGCGGCGAGCGCCTCTTCGCCGCTCGATCCCAACGTCCAGCCCTCGGCGAGGATCGCGGGCGTGATCGCGGCGCTCGGGTGCCCGTCCATGCCGACATCGTCGTAGTCGAGCACGTGCGCGGCCACACCATTGACCAGCGCCGCATCGCCGGCGGAGAGATTACGTCCTCCGGGGATTTCCGGCGCGCCGTCGTTGCCGGTGTAGGCCGGGACCATCTGCGCGACGATCTTCACCGCCTCCTCATTCGCGCCCGCGATCATGGTGCCGACGCAATCCAGCATGCCGATGCGCGCCCCGAAAGTGGCTCGCGCCGGCACGGCACCCGATCGAAGCGTGGCCACGAATTTCGCGAGGTCGGCGGTCAGCGCGGGCATGGGCGTTCCCTTGGCTCTTGTTGGCATAAAGGCATTCTATGCTGCCGCGAGCCTTGACGGCCAGAGGCCGGCATTCGACGCTTCGCGCATAACGGCATGTGGGGAAACGCATGGAGACCATCGCTTTCATCGGCTGCGGCGCGATGGGCAGGCCGATCGCCGAGCGGCTGATCGACGCTGGTTACAAGGTACGGCTGTTCGATCCGCGCACCGAGGCGATGGCGCCGCTGGTTGCGCGTGGCGGCGTGGCGGCGACATCGCCGCAAGAGGCTGCGAGCGGCGCGGAAGTGGCGTTCGCCTGTCTCCCCTCGCCCGAGGTGAGCCGCGCGGTCGCGTTCGGGGCGGACGGCGTGACCGGCGCGCCCTCGCTGCGGGTCTACGTCGAGATGTCGACGATAGGGTCGAAGACCATCAAGGAAATTGCCGCCGAGCTGGCGAAAAAGGACATCGCCATGATCGACTCGCCGGTGAGCGGCGGACCGCGCGGCGCGCGCGCCGGTACGCTGTCCACCATGGCGGCGGGCGAACACGCTGCATTCGAGCGCGTCAAGCCGATGCTCCACGCGCTGGCGCGCAATGTGTTCTACGTGGGGGACAAGCCCGGCCTCGGGCAGGTGGTAAAGCTCGCCAACAACATGATTTCGGCAGCCGGCATGCTCGCCGCCTACGAATGCTCGGCGATGGCCGTGAAGGCCGGCGTCGATGCGCGCACGCTGATCGAGACCGTGAACGCCTCGACCGGCCGCAAC is a window encoding:
- a CDS encoding polysaccharide deacetylase family protein, whose product is MFDLTLSFDNGPTAEVTSHVLDVLSRRNVKSTFFVIGEKLVRLGGRALAERAHAEGHWIGNHTWSHSLPFGLMPADAANAEFDRTQEAIGALAHPHRFFRPYGQGGNLDKRLLSRPVLDHLAEKRATIVLWSSLPRDWQDAEGWVDRALTQIEASPWSLMVLHDIGGGAMRHLDRFLGLVAARGGRIRQEFPPDCLPMVDGEMRFGIENYISASS
- a CDS encoding MmgE/PrpD family protein, which codes for MPALTADLAKFVATLRSGAVPARATFGARIGMLDCVGTMIAGANEEAVKIVAQMVPAYTGNDGAPEIPGGRNLSAGDAALVNGVAAHVLDYDDVGMDGHPSAAITPAILAEGWTLGSSGEEALAAYVAGYEVWALLQELEPGALHERGFHPTAIWGTLSAAAACARLNHLNAEETTNAIAIAASLAAGTVANFGTMTKSLHAGRTAQSGVLAARLAKAGYDASPDVLEHPAGFMRSHSASGNPAVARGDWGLGENWRLETMGINIKRYPMCYATHRSIDAMLDLAAEHNLDPQSVDEIHVRIGNAQDLMLRNREPKTALEAKFSIEFAMASALVARKVGLKELDDGFVRRNDIIETMRKVKRTTTDERMPDMPPFAPDDRLSIRLKNGAEIVHEPVVRPKGHWQKPLTEAELREKFLDCTDTRLGRKQAEALFEKLNNLEDVANLRELPVVRI
- a CDS encoding NAD(P)-dependent oxidoreductase, whose translation is METIAFIGCGAMGRPIAERLIDAGYKVRLFDPRTEAMAPLVARGGVAATSPQEAASGAEVAFACLPSPEVSRAVAFGADGVTGAPSLRVYVEMSTIGSKTIKEIAAELAKKDIAMIDSPVSGGPRGARAGTLSTMAAGEHAAFERVKPMLHALARNVFYVGDKPGLGQVVKLANNMISAAGMLAAYECSAMAVKAGVDARTLIETVNASTGRNATTLDKFPASILTRSFDYGGKTSIMYKDVSLALEEARELGVPMWLGANVVEMWHMGMVEGRGEDDFTALIKMFEKWAGVVVGGNESGLAPPSSPAQADDPVNIR